The genome window CAGCTCTTTCGTGTGAGACGCCTCTTTTTCCAGTTGACCAGCTGTCGTGCTATCAATTATATCACTAGCGAGAGCTTCTTGGACAGTAAGGCGACCTGCTTTCCTGGGATCCACCAACCCACCAGTCAGATACTGTGCCTCCAGATACCTTATAGCGTTTTCCTGGGGAATGTATCCTTTTTGTGCTGCCTGTCCGACGGCAAGACGCTCTTTAGTCACAGGGTCTTCAACTCCAGTAAAGGCTTTCTGGGCATTCAGAAGTTTATACATGTTACCATGGTCAATAAGGCCATGTTCAGCTGCCTTATGGACGGACAGTTTGTCCTTTTTGTTAATATCGACAATACCACCAGAGGCTGCTTGTGCCTCAAGTAACTTAAGAGCTGTGTCAGCATCAATGAGTTTGCGGGTGAGGGCGCTTCTAACAGACATGCGACTTTCTGTGGTGGTGTCATAAACACCGGAGATTGGAAAATGTTCGTCACCTGCAGTGGGAGAGACTGGGGACATTGGAGTGGCTAAGTTGCTCATGCTGCCACTGAGGTTCGTGTAGGAGGAAGACCTCCTCGAGGTTGACATAGAGTTGAAGGGAGAGAGTGGGGCAGGTTTGGTTGGTGATTTTGGGATTATTATCGGAGGAACAATGGGCTTTCTGGTTTCCCCTGCGACAAGGAGGGCAAACTCAGAAATCGACATTTTCCCGTCCTTGAAGCGACTCAAATCATATTCGGTCAAGCGACCATTCTTCAGTGCATCCTTGACAGAGTACTGCTTCCCACTCTTGCGATCttgcagaattgttgtatcgcCATCCGGGCCAGTAGAAGTGATTTCCTCCCAGTCACACTCTAATTCTGCGAGGTTAATATACTGGTTGCGATCAATCAATCCCTGCAAGTAGGCATCATAGGGAGACAAGTCTTTACCAGTTTCTGGATCCAGGATGCTGATCTTTGTGGAGAGATTAGTCTCTCTGGTGTGAGTTTCTGTATGGTCATCCTTCTCAAGGGTGTTCTGCAGCTCAATGATGTACGCCTCTTTCTGgtgtattttgtctttttcttttaggaTCTCACGCTCCAGCCGTTGTATTTCAGTTGAGGTCTTCAGACTCCTTTGTCGTGCGCTCTGGGTCCTCTCACTCACCAGCTTGGTTTGCTGCTGGAAGGTGATGGTGATGTTCTGTCTTTGAGACTCCAGCATTTTGAGTTGTTTGAGAAaatcttctttctctctctgtagagCATCTCTGTTAGTGATGAGAGTTTTCTCCTCCTGAGTGGTCACAGTCTTTGATGTATGCAGATGTGCAATtctgatgttgatgttttgaaCATTGTCTTCCACATCCCGCCTGaggtttctctcctgtgacaCTAGGTCTCTTAGACGTTCCCTTTCAGCCTCCACAGCCGGGTCTTTCTCTACACGGACAACCTCTCTGTAAACAACCTTCTCCACTGACTTTTCTTTTAGCAGAATTTCCAATTTCACCTTCAGGTTTCGGATTTCTCTCTCTATTCGACTAATATTGTTGCCCTCTGTCTCCAAATCAACACGAATACCATCAGTAAGTCTTTCCAACTTTGGATCCCTCTCCACTTTCAGGACCTCCTCAATAATGATCTTCTCCTCAACAGGTGCGGGAGAATTTTCCAGTTCAAGAATGCGAGCTCTGATCTGCCTGAGCTCTGACTCCACTTGAATCTTTCTCTGACGTTCATCCATTTGAGCCagagtgctctctctctcttgaacCAGCGCTCTGAGCTGTCTGACCTCTAACTCAAACTTCCTGCGGGTTTTCACTTCATCATCCAGGGACTTGTTCAACTTTTCGTGCTCTACAATCTGCTTGGGGTCTTTCTGAAGACGTATCGTCTCTTGCATGATGATCTTCTCTTCTGGCTTTTGCCTCTCAAGGACAATGTATTGGTTCTGAAGGTCAAAAAGCAACTCCTCCAAGCTGCGGCGCTGCTGGATCTCCTCCCGTACATTTCTCCTAAGTCTGTCAGCCTCTTTTTCAACAAGAGGATCGTTCTCATATTTGATGATCTCTTTGGTGACTAGTTTTGTCTCCACtttggatttttcagctttcagCTCATCTCTCTCCTTGCGTAAGTGGGAGAGCAGCTCCAGGGTGGTGTCATAGTTGACTTGCAGACGGGAAACTTGGTTGCTCAGCCTTTGTAATTCCCTGACGACCTCTGGGCTTTTCTCTTCtttgatcacttcctgtgtcaccTCCTTGTACTCCACTTTGGGTTTCTGAGCTCGTAAAGTGGTCACAGTTGTCGTGACTGTGTTGATTTCTTTTTCCATGTTAGTTCGGTTTCGGCTACAGTCCTGCAGCTGTTTCTTGAGACGTACCAGCTCAAGTTCTGTTTCCGGGTCAATCCTGTAGATCTCATTGATGATCTCTTTGACCTCAACTTTTTGCTTGAACCTCTCCACTTCACTGTAACGTAAGTTAAGGGTGGTTAACTCCTTCATCAGTATCACATTCtcatctttctcctcttctAAGGCCATTCGTAATTTTTTGAATTCTTCGACTGAATCAGGGTCTTGCTGGACTTGCTTCACCACCTTGGTGACTATCTTGGGCTGAATGGTGGGAATTACTCTTTCTAGTGTGTTTATCTGGCTCCTTGTGCTAAAAACGGTATCATTCAGGGACTTGCACCGGGACTCTTCCTCCGCAATATCACCTTGGATTATGAAAACACCCTTGAGCATCTCTGGGTCCTTTTCAAGCCTCACAACTTCCTTCTTAACGATCTTCTCCCTGATTTTTGGTTTCTGCTGAGACAGAACTGTGATCTCAGatttcacatgaattgtttCGGAGTCTCTAGTTTGTACTTCCATTTGTATCCTACGCATCTCCTCTCTAATCCTGACTGCCTCTTTATCCAGCTGTGGGTCTCTCTCATATTCAGTCAGCACCTTGGTCACCAGTTTAGGTTCAACTTTCGTGAGCTGTATTTCCATACTGATAACCTTCTCGTTGTAAATTTCGATCTCTGAACGGGTTCTTGACCTCTTGGATGATTCCTCCTGGATCCGCTTTTTTAGGGACTCCAGTTCCAACTCCACTTTAGGGTCACGGTAGTACTGCACCACCTCCTTCTCTTGAAAcctctccactcctctcctGTTTTTCAGAGACACAAACCTTGTGCGGTACGTTTCCAGGTCTTTTTCAGCATGTAAGCGCCTATTAATCTCCTCATTTAATTCCCTTTTCAGACTATCACTTGCCTCCAGGTCTCTCTGCTGGCTCtgtagctgcagctgctgatttACAACTACCTGGCTGACTTTCTCTTCATTCTGTACAGAAATAAAAGGACAAGAGAAAAAGATGGACACTTTAGATAAAGCGACTGTGAACATGCCTAttgctgatattttttttgattaatgACATCATACCCTGGCCATTATGATCTTTGTCGTCCCCAACTGGTTGTTAAGCTGAGTGTTCTCAGCAGATACGGCAGAGAAGAGGTTGAGCAGATCTTTCTCCTTTAGCAGAAGCACAAGGAAAAATGAATGTTAGAGTTAAGaatatttgagaacatttcaCGCAGTTATGAGTTCATTATACCTTTCTCTGTACAGCTTGAGCTAAAGTTGTAGTTGAACGTTTCTTTAGAACCGGTtcttcatcgtcgtcatcatcgtcgtcatcatcgtcatcgtcattcAGAGTGCCACGGTAAGTGTTTGACTTAACCTCGTACTCCTGGAATGAAATACAGCATATTAAAACTTTTACAGTGCTTTGGCACTTGGAGGTGCACACATAACCCGGTGGAGTTGTAAATGGTCAATGAAACGCACCCTGTGCATgtgccatatactgtatatatctcaatacaacacaaaaactgatttttaaaaagttttttttacttcatagCGATGTCATGATTACAATCACATGATCAGAGTTGTTCCCAATTTATATAAGCTTGTATAATGCTCATGTCTATAGAATGCAGAGATACTGTACATGTAGATTTTGGCTTTGCatgacaacattttctgatcaATACTGCAGAAAGGTCTCTTCTTGTGATAACTAGGTGGAGATTAAAACACCGGGGAGACAGAGCCTTTGCTGTGGTGGCTCCTAAATTATGCTCTTACGctgcctgtttttaaatctcgaCTAACAACAAACTTCTTCTCCTTGACGTTCCCAGAGCATGtataagtatgtatgtatgagcTGGcagttttactgttttatacgtatatatattgactttgtttctgtgttttattggtttGACATtccgtttttattgttttattgttttattgttctttttttactgctttCAGGTACTTTGTTTCATATCCTGTctgtttcatgtattcatgCGATAtaacagcactttggtcaactcgGTTGTATTTAAGTGTTCTATCgaaataaattgttttaaatgttaaatatcttataaacattttgtctgtattttttaaaaCCTAATTAATAAGTACAGCTACAAATGCAATATAGTTTTAATATatcaatgtgtttatttatcgtgcgtatatatatatatatatatgtttacttACTTTTTTGGAATTTCTCTTACCATCTTAAGattctcatttgtttttgctccttTTACTTCTTTAAACACTTTAATCCTCTTAAACTTTGAatttctttaattattatttaattatttactttgttATCGATTTGCATTATAAGCTTTGCTTTGATTTCTTATAAATCTGTGTTGTTATTTAATGCACCTTGAATCTGCCTTTGTGTGTGAAAACTCTATCAATAAAAGTGCCTTGTCTTGATTTCCCAGTTAACGCCTTCACTAAGTTACTTTGTCCTCACAGAGCGGTGGAAATATTAGCATGCGTTTATGCTTCAAGCACAGAGAATCATACAAAacaaactcacatttaagacaTTCTGCAGATCAAATGAAAGATCCTTGACTCGGGCCAAATCCTTTGATTTTCTCTTGATGTCCTCCACCACTATCTAAACATGGGATGgaattttaaaagaaacacacaaggCAAAGTAAGATCATGTCATTGCAGAAACAGCTTCAGTCAGTTGATGTGTTAAAGTATGTAAAACACTGCCACTCACCCTCTGAGAGTTCTGCTTGGCTGTGATCTGAGCCACATCATCTGTGGGTTTGATTGTATTATTGGGCAAATTGACCAAGAAGAAATCCAGTGACTGGCAAGCATTCTGGAAATcttggtttttattgtttgccTCCTGTAGGAGAGTAGAtctaaagcaaaaacaaagagcAGACATATCTTCAGTATTTGAGAAAGGAAGTATAAAAAAAGATACGTGCAGATTTTCCTCCCTCACCTATCTTGGAGCTGATTGTTGACATTTGAGAAACGGTTCTTCAGATGTTTCACCTCAGTCTCCTGACGGTAGATGTCAGGACAGTATTCATTGAAACTCTGCTGCATGGAACTGCAGGCCTGCTTCGTCAGGTCCAAGTCTTTGCCCAACTTGATCAACTCGCTCTTCTTTGAAGCGACATTCTTGTAAATATCCTGTTTGATGGCGGATGGAGACAAAGGTAtaggtttaagaaaaaaataaagaaaaaaataatctcatttGTATTATCACATCTCTGACTGAAGTGTCTTGCGGCTGCACCTGCAGACGCTGATTGCGACTCTGGAGGACGTTAGGCTGATCAAGAACGACGCCGTCCTTCGAAAGCTGGTCCTCAAACCCAGAGACAAAGCCGTCCACGTTGTACATTTGTTTCTCCAGGAACATGGCGGCTGTAGCTCTGGTGAAAGGagagaaaatatttttattataggtctagtgtgtaacatgtagcagggtttattggtagaaattgaataaactacccataagtatgtttatataagtgtataactgtcaaaaataattagttttttgtaGACTTCGAATAAGCTTTTTATGTCTAGGCTACTTCAGGCAAGGATCTTATTCTACAGAGGCCATCATTTTGTGTTACCATGTTCCTACAGTAGCGTGAATGGACAAAACTGCCTGagcatttgttttgctttttgtagattttaaacagagaagaaacacaccttcactaattcttacacactggacagataGGAATTATGTTACATAAATGGcataattacaattacaattcaATATGATCTTACTTTTTATCATAAAGAGCAATGAGTGCGTCAATGTCATCAAGCTTGTTATTGGCAGTATTGAGTTTCAGGGGCAGGGTCGAGGCGATGGGTCCCAGAGGAGTCTTGGACACAATCGGCTCCATCTCTCTCTGGACTCTTGCCTTCTCAGCTTCCAGCCTCCGAGCACTCAGAGCAGATTTCTGTCGGGGTGAGGTATAAAGgatgaaggaaatgtgatgatgaAACAGCAACATGTGTGATTAAGGCGTTCATGTGTCCATGTTCACCTCTTGCTCTTGAAGTCTGTTTGCCAGGTCCTGTGTGGGGCTGCGGCTGTCAATGGGAGCTCTGGCCCGGCTCAGGATCTCTTTCTGAACCCTGTCCAGGGATCTATTGATGTTGTCTAAATCATTAGCGAGCTCTGCTGCTCTGGGATCTTC of Solea solea chromosome 16, fSolSol10.1, whole genome shotgun sequence contains these proteins:
- the evplb gene encoding envoplakin, producing the protein MSKNKEYSSVKINKFQAQDLAMLIARMQKNADRVEKNILRAEELMLEDTERERKNQQLIHQKITAENLTEAEGLLKDLFMDVDKAKRLQHPQAHEIDKDVNNLHVRWAKDCATYRELYEQVQDLELAPKIRWSSLLDDKLKQLDTEAYGPKLSDVEKQIAAHNILHQEIEAYNAQLQPGSTTSQEQYAAVKDKYAKLLEKSQQRRSSLASLYEYMQGCSKELVYLSGQQERILQRDWSDRMVDPPSVRMEYEKFKNNGLLAHESEINQLQDEGDRLVQRNHPGTPTIKTHRDSVQNEWQAFLNLCLAQETHLDNIEDYKKFQLDAETLSESLERLNSTLDPKSTANKSNHEILFALEGDEPAVKRNEQRLAFLKESSGSIMPLKLRRQKPSKATTAVALCDWADEEDTVKRGEKLTLRSNADNKDWELQTSTGKVKTLPGACFVIPPPDTEAVEKVNSLDRELSSLKSRRSALMTSLRNPTVEVVRPQSAATVRSAPEDPRAAELANDLDNINRSLDRVQKEILSRARAPIDSRSPTQDLANRLQEQEKSALSARRLEAEKARVQREMEPIVSKTPLGPIASTLPLKLNTANNKLDDIDALIALYDKKATAAMFLEKQMYNVDGFVSGFEDQLSKDGVVLDQPNVLQSRNQRLQDIYKNVASKKSELIKLGKDLDLTKQACSSMQQSFNEYCPDIYRQETEVKHLKNRFSNVNNQLQDRSTLLQEANNKNQDFQNACQSLDFFLVNLPNNTIKPTDDVAQITAKQNSQRIVVEDIKRKSKDLARVKDLSFDLQNVLNEYEVKSNTYRGTLNDDDDDDDDDDDDEEPVLKKRSTTTLAQAVQRKEKDLLNLFSAVSAENTQLNNQLGTTKIIMARNEEKVSQVVVNQQLQLQSQQRDLEASDSLKRELNEEINRRLHAEKDLETYRTRFVSLKNRRGVERFQEKEVVQYYRDPKVELELESLKKRIQEESSKRSRTRSEIEIYNEKVISMEIQLTKVEPKLVTKVLTEYERDPQLDKEAVRIREEMRRIQMEVQTRDSETIHVKSEITVLSQQKPKIREKIVKKEVVRLEKDPEMLKGVFIIQGDIAEEESRCKSLNDTVFSTRSQINTLERVIPTIQPKIVTKVVKQVQQDPDSVEEFKKLRMALEEEKDENVILMKELTTLNLRYSEVERFKQKVEVKEIINEIYRIDPETELELVRLKKQLQDCSRNRTNMEKEINTVTTTVTTLRAQKPKVEYKEVTQEVIKEEKSPEVVRELQRLSNQVSRLQVNYDTTLELLSHLRKERDELKAEKSKVETKLVTKEIIKYENDPLVEKEADRLRRNVREEIQQRRSLEELLFDLQNQYIVLERQKPEEKIIMQETIRLQKDPKQIVEHEKLNKSLDDEVKTRRKFELEVRQLRALVQERESTLAQMDERQRKIQVESELRQIRARILELENSPAPVEEKIIIEEVLKVERDPKLERLTDGIRVDLETEGNNISRIEREIRNLKVKLEILLKEKSVEKVVYREVVRVEKDPAVEAERERLRDLVSQERNLRRDVEDNVQNINIRIAHLHTSKTVTTQEEKTLITNRDALQREKEDFLKQLKMLESQRQNITITFQQQTKLVSERTQSARQRSLKTSTEIQRLEREILKEKDKIHQKEAYIIELQNTLEKDDHTETHTRETNLSTKISILDPETGKDLSPYDAYLQGLIDRNQYINLAELECDWEEITSTGPDGDTTILQDRKSGKQYSVKDALKNGRLTEYDLSRFKDGKMSISEFALLVAGETRKPIVPPIIIPKSPTKPAPLSPFNSMSTSRRSSSYTNLSGSMSNLATPMSPVSPTAGDEHFPISGVYDTTTESRMSVRSALTRKLIDADTALKLLEAQAASGGIVDINKKDKLSVHKAAEHGLIDHGNMYKLLNAQKAFTGVEDPVTKERLAVGQAAQKGYIPQENAIRYLEAQYLTGGLVDPRKAGRLTVQEALASDIIDSTTAGQLEKEASHTKELVDPVSKEKISYKEAMDRCKRDISTGLLLLPVASTDSANAPSYSNYRFSSSYKSKP